A DNA window from Rossellomorea marisflavi contains the following coding sequences:
- a CDS encoding DUF6241 domain-containing protein gives MSRKWVGIILGAVLLVTVVGVYITLESLEPERKSAHESKEGSASAAGVKPNKHTFTGKVDGNPFEGDVKTPISEELMRQYIHAMSHQKVRAGEKWSFFEITDERIAFLLQQLDEKNYKNDEEYREILTQWQKGDFSQVVGDHNTVWSLMGGNIGKAKGLLPAKQEKEYLEKQTRETR, from the coding sequence ATGAGCAGGAAATGGGTGGGGATTATTCTGGGAGCAGTCCTTCTGGTGACCGTGGTGGGTGTCTATATTACCCTTGAGAGTCTTGAGCCCGAACGGAAGTCTGCGCATGAAAGTAAAGAAGGTTCAGCTTCGGCAGCGGGTGTAAAGCCGAATAAACATACTTTCACCGGTAAAGTGGACGGCAACCCATTTGAAGGAGACGTCAAGACCCCGATATCAGAAGAATTGATGCGGCAATACATCCACGCCATGAGCCACCAGAAGGTGAGGGCAGGGGAGAAATGGTCGTTCTTCGAAATCACCGATGAGCGGATCGCCTTCCTGCTGCAGCAGCTGGATGAGAAAAACTACAAGAACGATGAAGAGTACCGGGAGATCCTCACCCAATGGCAAAAAGGAGACTTCTCACAGGTCGTCGGCGACCATAACACCGTCTGGAGCCTCATGGGCGGCAACATCGGGAAAGCAAAGGGCCTTCTACCCGCTAAACAGGAGAAAGAGTATCTTGAAAAGCAGACGAGGGAAACCCGATAA
- a CDS encoding glycosyltransferase family 2 protein, which translates to MKLLDLLPFKTEKDTYFDKVPYTVFNNAALKRKSKVTVVIPVYNAEKYLIKAIDSVIVQTFGFSNITAIVIDDGSGDKSRPMLKKFVDLYDNIVAVFLEENTGTPAFPRNLGVHLANSTYLMFLDGDDWLDHDAVRQLYDLMEESKTDYGVGKTIQVNSKNEKLVGRYESCKVRKGVSPYSIPHIFYHLGPTARMMRLSFLKEHNIRFPEMKYAEDKQFFIDVLTSVGTISTTTAPIYYINRFSDNMSLTRQTDIIEKMDTNIQVLKYVLDKNLPPEEEKMIVNRLVEFDSITRLFNRKHFVNSENQQAYFKKFEEVLYLFSSYNRPYTLEETIKKPLNKEYFCLLVNREYERVVALAEWATSGAEALQEERGGLPYRIAQLSDGTTIPIEIPVQAKVVDERQAGKSVVFDIELTGHSIPEIQAVELQDRYFIEDTFILEGIVEQKGTLVTLTFTKEPLAFLEKSKYILSLRYDDYESVMVVKESETRYQLDGKEKTSILYQTNKGNLSLKVK; encoded by the coding sequence TTGAAACTCTTAGATTTACTGCCATTTAAAACGGAGAAAGATACCTATTTTGATAAAGTTCCATATACGGTCTTCAATAATGCCGCGCTTAAAAGAAAATCCAAGGTGACGGTGGTCATCCCCGTGTACAATGCGGAGAAATACCTGATCAAAGCCATCGATTCGGTGATCGTGCAGACGTTCGGGTTCTCCAATATTACCGCGATTGTCATCGACGATGGATCAGGGGATAAATCACGTCCAATGCTGAAGAAATTTGTCGATCTGTATGATAATATCGTCGCCGTATTCCTGGAAGAAAACACTGGCACTCCAGCGTTCCCGAGGAATCTCGGGGTTCACTTGGCCAATTCCACCTACCTGATGTTCCTTGATGGCGACGACTGGTTGGATCACGATGCTGTCCGCCAACTATATGATCTCATGGAGGAATCGAAGACGGATTACGGTGTAGGGAAGACGATTCAGGTGAACTCAAAGAATGAGAAACTCGTGGGACGCTATGAATCCTGCAAGGTGAGGAAAGGCGTTTCGCCGTATTCCATTCCCCATATCTTCTACCACCTCGGGCCGACTGCAAGGATGATGAGGCTTTCCTTCCTGAAGGAGCACAACATCCGTTTCCCCGAGATGAAGTATGCAGAAGATAAGCAGTTCTTCATCGATGTACTCACGTCGGTCGGTACGATCTCAACCACGACTGCGCCTATCTATTACATCAACCGTTTCTCTGATAATATGTCCCTGACCAGACAGACGGATATTATTGAAAAGATGGATACCAATATTCAGGTGTTGAAATATGTGTTGGATAAGAATCTTCCACCTGAAGAGGAAAAGATGATCGTGAACCGGCTGGTGGAGTTCGACAGCATCACCCGGTTATTCAACCGGAAACATTTCGTGAACAGTGAAAATCAGCAGGCATACTTTAAGAAGTTCGAAGAAGTCCTCTATTTGTTTTCAAGCTATAATCGCCCTTACACATTGGAAGAAACCATAAAGAAGCCATTGAACAAAGAATACTTCTGTCTTCTTGTGAACAGGGAATATGAACGGGTCGTGGCCTTGGCCGAATGGGCAACTTCCGGAGCTGAGGCCCTGCAGGAAGAACGGGGAGGCCTTCCGTACAGGATCGCCCAACTTTCCGATGGCACGACGATTCCTATTGAAATCCCTGTCCAGGCGAAGGTCGTGGATGAAAGACAGGCAGGGAAGAGTGTCGTTTTCGACATTGAGCTGACCGGCCACAGTATTCCTGAAATCCAGGCTGTCGAACTGCAAGACCGCTATTTCATCGAGGATACCTTCATCCTGGAAGGGATTGTCGAACAGAAGGGAACCCTGGTGACCCTCACCTTCACAAAGGAACCCCTTGCCTTCTTGGAGAAGAGCAAATATATCCTGTCCCTCCGCTACGACGATTACGAGTCCGTAATGGTGGTAAAAGAGTCAGAAACCAGGTATCAGCTCGATGGAAAAGAAAAAACATCCATACTCTACCAAACGAATAAAGGGAATTTGTCCCTCAAGGTAAAGTGA